Below is a genomic region from Thioalkalivibrio sp. XN279.
GGAAGTTGCGCCCGATGATCATCGGCTCGAGCTCGGGATGGTTGAGATTGCAGGGGATGATCGCGCGTCCCGCGGCCACCTCGGCACGCACGAACTCAGGCGTGACCTGCGCCGGCAGGCGCGCGCCGAAGGACTGCCCCGGGTGTCGCGCCAGCAGGCCGGCCGCGGCGTAGGCTTCGCGCCGGGCTTCGAGATCGGCGTTCTCGCGCAGCGCCACGTATTCCATCTCCGGCGTCACGATGCCGCGCCGCGCATAGTGCATCTGGGAAACGTTCCGGCCACGCAACGCGCACCGCGGGCTACGCCCGCCGGGGAATGCCAGCGCCGCCGCCTCGAGGTCGCGTGCGCGCTGGCGCGCGAAGGCGGAGCTGCGATCGTCCAGCGGCGCCGAGTCGGCGCGCTCCGCGATCCAGGCCGCGCGCAGCGGGGGCAGACCCTGCAACAGGTCGACGCCGTGCGCGGGATCGGTGTAGGGACCCGAGGTGTCGTAGACCACGATCGCCGGATTGAGCCGGGAGCCGCCGGCGGCCGGTGTCGGCGTCTGGCTGATCTCGCGCATCGCCACGCGCAGGTCGTCCCTGCTGCCGGTGACGTGAATCTTGCGGGAGCCCGGATAGGGCTGCGTCACGGCGTCGCCGAGGCGGGCCGGATCCCGGAGTTCGTCGCGAGGACTTGCGCTCATGTCTTTCCTTGCCGCCGGGAACGACGGGACTCGTTTAATCCGCAGAGCTTAACCCATTCGCGCCGGCGCCCTGCAGAGGCGCCACGATAATCCAATGCGCCGCCGCTTGTCACACTCCGCGGCAGCCACTAACCTCAGCACGCTCGGCCGCAGCGCGGCCCGTCTGAAGCGTTCCGCAAATGGACCTCGCTACTGCAAGACAACAAATGGTAGGCCAGCAGCTCCGTGCCTGGGACGTGCTCGACGAGCGCGTCCTCGACGTCATGGACGCCGTGCCGCGGGAGCGCTTCGTCCCGTCGGAATGGCGCGGGCTGGCTTACGCGGACGCCGAGATCCCGCTGGGCGCCGGCAAGCTGCTGGCACCGCCCAAGCTGCAGGGCCGCGCCCTCCAGGCGCTGCTGCCGCAGGCCGAGGACAACGTGCTCGAGATCGGCACCGGGACGGGCTATATGACCGCCTGCCTCGCGCTGCTGGCCCGCAGCGTCACCTCGGTCGAGCTGCACCCCGCCCTGGCGGCGGCCGCGCGCAGCAACCTGGCGGCCCTCGACATCCGGAATGCGGAAGTCGTCGAAGGCGACGGCCTGGCAATGGAATTCCCGCCCGAGTTCGATGTCATATGCCTGAACGGCTCGCTGCCGGTCGCCGAGCCGCGCTTCGCGCACCTGCTCAGGCCGGGCGGCCGGCTGTTCCTCGTCGCGGGCAAGCCGCCAGTGATGGAAGCGCTCCGGGTGACGCGCCATGGCGAGAACGCCTGGACGACCGACAAGTTGTTCGAGACCTGCCTGCCGCCACTGGAAAATGCGCGGCAGCCGGCGGAGTTCGTATTCTGATGATCAAGGAAATGAGTCCGGTGGAATTCGTGGCGCGACGCGACAAGGGCGAGACGCCCGTGTTGCTGGACGTGCGCGAAGACTGGGAGCTGGGGATCGCCCGCGTCGAAGGCGCCGTGCACATCCCCATGGGGGACATTCCGGCCCGCCTGGGGGAGCTGGAGCCTGAGCGCGAGGTGGTGGTGCTGTGCCGCAGCGGCGGCCGCAGTGCCCAGGTGGCGCGCTTCCTCGAGCAGCAGGGCTTCTCCAGCGTGTGGAACCTCGCCGGGGGCATCCTCGCATGGGCCCAGCAGGTGGATCCCAGCCTGACGCCCTACTGAGACTGCACCGGTCCGGACTTGCTCCCGGGACAGCGATATGGTGATATATCTCACTATATCACCGGCGCCTCAAACAGCAGATTCAAGGAATCGCCCATGAAGCTCAACAGCCTGTATTCGTTGCTCGCGGCCCTGGCGCTGCTCGCCTCCTCCCAGGCCGGCGCCACCAGCCTGTTCGAAGCCTATCGCGACGCCCTGCGCAGCGACCCCACCCTGCGCGAGGCCGCCGCGAATCGTTCCGCCACGCTGGAAGCGAAGCCGCAGGCGCGCGCCGCCCTGCTGCCGCAGATCGAGGCCACCGGCAGTTACCAGCACTCGTCCAGCTCGGGCACGCAGACCTTCACCCAGCGGCTGGAATCGGGGCAGGTCGTGACGTTGTCTTCCGGCTTCCGCCAGGAAGTGGAGCCGCTGCGCAACTGGCAGCTGCGCGTCACCCAGACCCTGTTCCGCTGGGACCAGTGGGTCGCCTTGCGCCAGGCCGACAAGGAACTGGCGCGGGCCGAAGCCGAGTTCCGCGCCGCCGAGCAGGACCTCATGGCGCGTGTCGCCAACCGGTATTTCGAGATCCTCGGCGCACGCGCCACCCTGGAAGCGGCGGAAGCCGCGCGCGAGGCCATCGGCCGCCAGCTGGAGCAGGCCGAGAAACGTTTTGAGGTCGGCCTGTCCGCCATCACGGACGTGCAGGAAGCCCAGGCCAGCTTTGACGCCGCCACCGCCGGCGTCATCGAGGCGAAGCGGACCTACGCCGTCGCGCGCGAGTTCCTGCGCGAAATCACGGGCGTGTATTACGACGATCTCGCCGACGCAGGCCCCGACACGCCGCTGGTCTCGCCCGAGCCCGACGACGTCGATGAATGGGTGCAGACGGCGCTGTCGCGCAACCTGAGCCTGGAGGCTGCCCGCATCGCCGCGGACATCAGCCGCGACAATATTTCCCTGCAGCGCAGCGGCCACTATCCCGCGCTGGAGCTGTTCGCCACGCGGGGCAATTCGCGCGTCACGGCCGAGCGCCAGGACAGCCCCGTGGTCCTGCCCGGCGACCCGGATCCCGGCCCGCAGCCCTTCCTGCCGGCCGACAGCGATTCCTGGCAGGACGCCTACGGCGTCCAGGTGCGCGTGCCCATCTACTCTGGCGGCGCCGTCAGCGCCGGGGTGCGCGAAGCGACTTACCGTCATGAAGCCAGCCAGCAGCAGCTCGAGCGCGTGGCCCGCCAGACTGAGCGCGCCGCGCGCGACGCGTATCTCTCGGTGACCTCGGAAATCAGCCGCGTCGAGGCGCTGACCCAGGCCGTGGAATCCGCGCAGACCGCGCTGCGCGCCACCGAGGCCGGCTTCGAGGTCGGCACGCGCACCACGGTGGACGTCCTGCAGTCGCGGCGCCAGCTGTTCGAGGCCCAGCGCGACCTGGCCAACAGCCGCTATACCTACCTGGTCAACGCGCTGCTCCTGAAGCAGGCGGCGGGCACATTGCAGGAGGCGGACATCAGGGAAATCGATGGCTGGCTGAAGCCCGCCGACCAGGTGCCCACGCCCAGCCAGCCGGCGCCCTGAGCGGCGACAGCCTCAGCGCTACGCCAGCAGCGGCGCCAGCAACTCGCGGAGCTTCTCCAGCGCGCCGCTGCTCTGCTCGAAGACCCGCCGGGCGCGGGCGCCGCGCTCTGCGCGCAGTGCGGTATCCAGCAGCAGGGCTGTGACCGCCGCGCCGAGCCGCTGCGCATCGGGCACGATCTCCAGCCCGCCGGACTCCGCCAGGATCGAGGCGATGTCCTCGGCATTGAAGTTGTGCGGACCGGCCAGCACCGGCAGGCTCAAGGCGGCCGGCTCGAGCAGGTTGTGCCCCCCCACCTCCACCAGGCTGCCACCGACGAAAGCCACGTCGGCGGCGGCGTAGAACATCGGCAGCTCGCCGAGCGTGTCGACCAGGTAGACCGGCTCGGCGTCGCGTGCACCCTGCCCGAGCGTCCGGCGCCCGAATGCCGCGTGCCGGTCAGCAACCTGCTCCGCGACCGCGCCGAACCTGTCCGGGTGGCGCGGCACCAGCAACAACAAGGCGTCCGGGATTCGTGCGGTGACGATCGCATGGGCGTCCAGCGCTGCCTTCTCCTCGCCCTCGTGGGTGCTCGCAGCGATCCACACCGGGCGTGACGGCGCATGCTCGTCCCGGAACGCGCGGCCTGCCGCAACCAGGGCATCCGGGAGCGCCACGTCCGCCTTGAGGTTGCCGGCCACGACCACGTTGGCCGGATTGGCGCCGATGAGCCGGAAGCGCTCGGCATCCTGCTCGCTCTGGGCCGCCACTACGATGCCGTGCGCCAGCGCCGCGCGAAACAGGCTGCTGAAGCGGCGGTAGCGTCCCACCGAGCGCGGCGAGATGCGGGCATTCGCCAGCACCAGCGGCACGCGCTGCGCGCCGCACTCCGCGAACATGTTGGGCCAGAGTTCGGTTTCCATCACGATCACCAGGCGCGGCTGCATGCGGCGGAAAAACCGCCGCACCGAACCGGGGGAATCGTACGGGGCGTAGCTGTGCAGCACGCGATCGCCGAACAGCTCGCTGACGCGCGCCGCGCCGGTCGGCGTCGCCGTGGTCATCACCAGGGGCATGCCGGGGTAGTCGCGCAACAAGGCCTCGACCAGGGCAGAGGCCGCGACAACCTCACCCACGGAAACCGCGTGCACCCAGATGGAGGGGCGGTCGAGCCGCGGGCGCCCGAAGCCGAACCGCTCCGGGAAGCGTCGCCAGTAGGCGCGGTTGCCCAGCCCTTTCCAGAACAGGATCAGGGCGACGACAGGGACCGCAAGGTAGGAGATGAAGACGTAGAGACGGAACAACGGCGCCGAACCCGAAGGGTGTCGGCGATGGTATCACAGCGTCCGCCGCGCCCGGCCCGGATGGCTATAATGCCGGCAAATTGCACGCCCGCTCCGCACCGGACACCAGCTTGAGCAGCACCTCCACGCCCCTGTACCGTTTCCTTGCCCCGCGCTACTGGCCGGTCTGGCTCGCGCTCGGCGCAGTGCGGTTGCTGGTCGCGCTGCCCTACGGCGCGCAACGGATCGCGGGGCGCATCATCGGTCGTACGGCGCTGGTGTTCGCGCGCCAGCGGCGGGCGATCGCCGCGCGCAACCTGGAGCTCGCCTTCCCCGAGCTCGACGCCGCCGCGCGCCGCGAGCTGTTGCGGCGGCACTTCGAGTCACTCGGCATGTCCATCATCGAGACCGGGATGTGCTGGTGGGCCAGCGACGCGCGCATCTCGCGCCTGGTCGAAGTGTCCGGCCTGGAGCATGCCGAGGCGGCGCTCGCTGCAGGCCACGGCGCGATCATGCTCACGGGCCACTTCACCACCCTCGACCTCGGTGGGCGGTTCCTCACTCGCGTGGCGCCGGTCAGCGCCATGTACCGGCCGCATCGTAATCCGCTGTTCGAAGAGATCATGCGCCGCGGGCGCGAGCGCTCCGCGCGCCAGGCCTTCGTCAAGACCGACGTGCGCGCCATGATCCGCGCGCTGCGCACCAACCACCTGGTCTGGTATGCGCCCGACCAGGCTCACAAGCGCGGCAAGTACAGCGCCGTGGTCCCGTTTTTCGGCGTGCCCGCGCCCACCAACACGGCGACCTCCGCCTTCGCCCGGCTGGGCCAGGCGCCGGTGATCCCTTTTTTTCCCGTGCGGCTGCCGGGGCGCGGTGGCTACCGCCTGGAAATTCTCCCGCCACTCAAGGACTTTCCGGGGTCAGACCCCGATGCGGATGCGCTGCGCATCAACCACCTGCTGGAGGAGCGCATCCGGCTGTGCCCCGAGCAGTACCTGTGGGTGCATCGGCGCTTCAAGCCAGCGGGCGCCGCGGGCGAGGACCACTACGGCCCGCTGGGCCGCAAGCGCAAGCGGCGCGCCTCGGCGTAACCCGCCAGCAGCAGGCCCCAGCCCCCAGAACTGAAGGGCGGCATCGTCGCATCGCGCGCGATCTTGCGCAGTGAGCGCTCGAGCCGCGCCAGGTTGTGCTCGCGCCAGGCGCCCGGCGCCCGGAAACGACCGCGATCAAAGTCCAGCAACCAGGCGGCACCCGCTGCGTCGAGCATGATGTTGTGCGCATTCAGGTCCGCGTGGCAGGCGCCGGCAGCATGGAAGCGCCAGATCGTCGCGCCGAGCTCGCGCCAGTCGACCGCCTCGCCCTGCGCGAGCCGGCTCGAGAGGGGTACGGCGGACGGAATGCGCTGCGTGACGAGATCCGCGCGGTACCAGGGCCCGGCGCGGCGCCAGGCCGCGGCGACCGGCCCGGGCACAGGCAGGCCGAGTTCCGCGAGCGCCGCGAGCATGCGCCATTCGCGGTAACAGCGCGTCCGCTCCGCACCGAGCCAGGCATAGCGATCCTGCACGAGGCGACCGAACAGGCCGCCGCGGCGGTAGTGCCGCACGGCCCACTCGCCGCCCGGGGCCGGCACGAACACCACTTCGCCGCGACCGCGCTCGGCGAGCCCGGCCGGGGCGCGCGCACGCAGGGAGGCGATGAAACCCGGGCCGGGCGCCGCGACCAGGGCCGGATCGTACAGCAGCCCCCAGCCGGCGCCCTGCGCGAGCGCGGCGTTCACGGCCGCGCGGGCCTCACTCGGGCGCGCCCGGCGCGTCGGCCAGCACGAACACGGCGCCGCAGTAGGGGCACTTCGCGCTGCCCGTGGCCTCGATGGGCAGGTAGACGCGCGGGTGCGAGTTCCACAACTTCATCGCCGGCGTCGGGCACGACAGCGGCAGGTCGCTGCGCGTGACCCGGTAGAGGCACTCGGTGTTGGCGTCGAGGGGTTCTTCTCCGGCCATGGTCGCTCCCGCAATGTGGGGCGCATTATAGCGGGCCGGGCGCCTCCATGATGCGCTGCCACAGCGCCTGCACCCGGTCGCGCAGTGCCGCCACCTCCGCGACCGGCGCCACCCCGGGGGCGCCGGCCAGCGCCTGGCGATGCAGGCGCTGGCGGAACTCCAGGTAAGCCTCGTGCAGCAGCGCACTGTCCGCGGGGTCCAGCAGGCCGGCATCACGCAGGTCCTCGAGCTGGCGCACGTTATCGCTCCAGCGCAGCAGCGCCGGCCGCTCGGCAGCGTGTTGCAGCACCAGGTACTGCACCATGAACTCGATATCGGCCACGCCGCCCGCGTCCTGCTTGATATCGAACAGCGCCTGCGTCCCGGAAGACAGCTCGCTGCGCATGCGCTCGCGCATCGCGGCCACTTCCGCGCGCAGGTTTTCGCGCCGCACTGCTTCGACCAGGACGCGCTCGCGCAAGGCCGCGAAGGCCGCGCGCACACCCGGGTCCCCGGCCACCGCCCTGGCGCGCAGCAGTGCCTGGTGCTCCCAGGTCCAGGCGCGCTCGCGCTGGTAGGACTCGAAGGCGTTGAGCCCGGTCACCAGCAGCCCGCCCTTCCCGCTCGGACGCAGCCGCGTGTCCACCTCGTAAAGCACGCCGGCCCCCGTGGGCGTCGCCAGCAGGTGCACGATGCGCCGCGTCATGCGCGCGAACAGCATGCCGGTCTCGATGACCGCCGGGCCCTCGCTGCGCTGGATCTCGCCCGCCGCGTCGTGCACGAACACCAGGTCGAGGTCGGAACCGTAGCCGAGCTCGATCCCGCCCAGCTTGCCGTAGCCGATGACCGCCATGTGACAGGGCGACAATGCGTCCTCGTCGTCGCCGCACAGCGGACGGCCGTGGCGCCGTTCGGCGTCGTCGCGCGCGATGCGCACGCATGCTTCCAGCAGCACCTCCGCGATCCAGGTGAGCTGGTCGCTGACCTTCATGACCGGCAGGCGGCCCGTCAGGTCGGCCACCGCCACGCGGAACACGGCGGCACGCTGGAAATTGCGCAGCGCGTCCATCAGCCCCTCGAGATCCTCCGGCTCGACCCCGGCGAGACGCTCCTCGAGCTCCACGCCGAGCTGGTCCCGTCCCGGCGGCGACTCCATCACCCGCGGGTCGATGAGGTCGTCCAGCAGCAACGGATGCACCGCCACCTGGCCGGCGAGGAACTCGCTGCCGCCGCACAGCGTGATGAAGCGGCGCAGCGCAGCGGGGTTCTCGTTCAGCAGGGCGAAGTAGGCACTGCGCCCGCCGATCGCGCTGACCACGCGCAGCAGGCGCTCGAGCGCCTCCTCCGGCGCCTCGAGCTCACACGCGCCCCGCGCCAGCGCGGGCACCAGGGTGCCGAGGCGCTGCCGTGCCGTCTCGTCCAGGCGCCGGTACCAGCCAGCATCCGCCACGCTGCGCATGGCCTCCAGGGCGCGCTCCGGCGCCGCATAGCCGGCATGCGCCAGGCCATCCAGCGCAGCCTTCTCGCCGGCGTCGCCGCGCCAGGCCGCGGCCAGCCCGTCCGCGCCCTGGTCCGCACTCACGCCCGCCGTCTGGTGCCGGAACCACGTATCCACCCGGGCCAGGTGGCCGTCCAGCCGGGTGCGAAACGCCTGCCAGTCTTCGCAGCCCATGGCGAAAGCCAGTCGCAGTCGACCGACCTCGTCGGTCGGCAGGTCGTGGGTCTGGCGATCCTGCCAGGCCTGGAGCCGGTTCTCCGTGAGGCGCAGGAAACGCCAGGCGGCGCGCAACTCCTGCACCGCCTCCGCTGGCAGCTGGCCGGTCTCCTCGAGCCGCGCCAGGGCGGCCGGCAGCCCCTGCTGCCGCAGGCGCGGATCGGCGCCGCCGCGCAACAGCTGCAGGCACTGGACGATGAACTCGATCTCGCGGATGCCCCCGCGCCCCAGCTTGATGTTGCCGCGCAGCTCGCGCCGCTCCACCTCCGCGGCGATCTTCTGCTTCATGTCGCGCAGCGCCTCGAACAGGCCGAAGTCCAGGTAGCGGCGGAACACGAAAGGCCGCAGCACGTCGCGGTAGAGCCCCATGCCGGCGCGGTGGCCGGTCACGGCGCGCGCCTTCACATAGGCATAGCGCTCCCAGGCGCGACCGTGTTGCTGCAGGTAATTCGCGAACGCGGTCAGGCTCATGGCCAGCGGGCCGCTCTCGCCGAAGGGGCGCAGGCGCATGTCGACCCGGAACACGAAGCCGTCGGCCGTCACTTCGTCCAGCAGGCGGATCAGCTCGCGCCCGGCGCGGGTGAAGAACTGCTCGTTGCTCAGCGGCCGCTCGCCGTCGGTCTCGCCGGCCTCCGGGTAGAGAAACACCAGGTCGATGTCGGAGGAGAAATTGAGCTCGCCGCCGCCGAGCTTGCCCATGGCGATCACCAGCAGGCGTTGCACCACGCCGTCCGACCCGCGCGGCTGGCCGTGCCGCGCGCTCAGGCGTGCATGCACCCAGTCATCGGCGGCCCGGATGCAGACCTCGGCCAGCTCGCTGAGGTGCCCGAGGGTTTCTTCCAGCACAGCCCACCCGGCCAGGTCGCGCCAGGCGATGCGCAGCATCTCGCCGCGGCGGAAGGCGCGCAGTCGCGTCATCGCCTCGGCCTCGTCCGCGACGCCGCCCAGCAGCTCCCCCGCCGCGCCCAGCAACGTACCCGGCGTCCACGGCTGCTGCGCCGCGGTGGCCAGGGCATGCAACTGCGCACCGCCGCGCAGGGCATGCTCGACGACGAACTCGCTGGCAGCCCACACCCGCGGTGCCGCCTCCGCCAGCGCCGCCACAGCGGCGAAATCGCCGGCCTCGTCCGGCCATTGCGCGGCGAAGCGACGCCAGCGTTCAGGCAGGTCACGCTGCAGGGGTTCGGGCAGGGCCGCCAGGCCGGCGGCCACCGGATCGGTCGCGGCGGATGATGTCATCGCTGCAGAGGATATCAGCGTGCCGGCCGGAGCGGCGCGGCAAAAGAAAGGGCCGGGCGACATTGCCGCCCGGCCCTTCCGGTCTCTGCGTCTCCGCGACTGTGCGGATACTTACATCATGCCGTCCATGTCAGGCATCGCGGGCGCCTTCTCATCGTCCTTCGGCATTTCCGCGATCATCACTTCGGTGGTGAGCAACAGGCCGGCCACGGAAGCGGCGTTCTGCAGCGCCAGGCGGGTGACCTTGGTGGGATCCAGGATGCCCATGTCGATCAGGTCGCCGTACTCGCTGGACGCAGCGTTGTAGCCGTAGTTGCCCTTGCCTTCGCGCACCTTGTTGAGCACCACGGAGCCATCCTCGCCCGCATTGGCGACGATCTGGCGCAGCGGCTCCTCGGCAGCGCGGAGCAGGATCTTCACGCCCATGTCCTGGTCGTGGTTGTCGCCCTTGAGCTTGCCCAGCTCGGCCACCGC
It encodes:
- a CDS encoding rhodanese-like domain-containing protein: MIKEMSPVEFVARRDKGETPVLLDVREDWELGIARVEGAVHIPMGDIPARLGELEPEREVVVLCRSGGRSAQVARFLEQQGFSSVWNLAGGILAWAQQVDPSLTPY
- a CDS encoding 3-deoxy-D-manno-octulosonic acid kinase, producing MNAALAQGAGWGLLYDPALVAAPGPGFIASLRARAPAGLAERGRGEVVFVPAPGGEWAVRHYRRGGLFGRLVQDRYAWLGAERTRCYREWRMLAALAELGLPVPGPVAAAWRRAGPWYRADLVTQRIPSAVPLSSRLAQGEAVDWRELGATIWRFHAAGACHADLNAHNIMLDAAGAAWLLDFDRGRFRAPGAWREHNLARLERSLRKIARDATMPPFSSGGWGLLLAGYAEARRLRLRPSGP
- a CDS encoding protein-L-isoaspartate O-methyltransferase is translated as MVGQQLRAWDVLDERVLDVMDAVPRERFVPSEWRGLAYADAEIPLGAGKLLAPPKLQGRALQALLPQAEDNVLEIGTGTGYMTACLALLARSVTSVELHPALAAAARSNLAALDIRNAEVVEGDGLAMEFPPEFDVICLNGSLPVAEPRFAHLLRPGGRLFLVAGKPPVMEALRVTRHGENAWTTDKLFETCLPPLENARQPAEFVF
- a CDS encoding TolC family outer membrane protein yields the protein MKLNSLYSLLAALALLASSQAGATSLFEAYRDALRSDPTLREAAANRSATLEAKPQARAALLPQIEATGSYQHSSSSGTQTFTQRLESGQVVTLSSGFRQEVEPLRNWQLRVTQTLFRWDQWVALRQADKELARAEAEFRAAEQDLMARVANRYFEILGARATLEAAEAAREAIGRQLEQAEKRFEVGLSAITDVQEAQASFDAATAGVIEAKRTYAVAREFLREITGVYYDDLADAGPDTPLVSPEPDDVDEWVQTALSRNLSLEAARIAADISRDNISLQRSGHYPALELFATRGNSRVTAERQDSPVVLPGDPDPGPQPFLPADSDSWQDAYGVQVRVPIYSGGAVSAGVREATYRHEASQQQLERVARQTERAARDAYLSVTSEISRVEALTQAVESAQTALRATEAGFEVGTRTTVDVLQSRRQLFEAQRDLANSRYTYLVNALLLKQAAGTLQEADIREIDGWLKPADQVPTPSQPAP
- the lpxL gene encoding LpxL/LpxP family Kdo(2)-lipid IV(A) lauroyl/palmitoleoyl acyltransferase, translating into MSSTSTPLYRFLAPRYWPVWLALGAVRLLVALPYGAQRIAGRIIGRTALVFARQRRAIAARNLELAFPELDAAARRELLRRHFESLGMSIIETGMCWWASDARISRLVEVSGLEHAEAALAAGHGAIMLTGHFTTLDLGGRFLTRVAPVSAMYRPHRNPLFEEIMRRGRERSARQAFVKTDVRAMIRALRTNHLVWYAPDQAHKRGKYSAVVPFFGVPAPTNTATSAFARLGQAPVIPFFPVRLPGRGGYRLEILPPLKDFPGSDPDADALRINHLLEERIRLCPEQYLWVHRRFKPAGAAGEDHYGPLGRKRKRRASA
- the waaA gene encoding lipid IV(A) 3-deoxy-D-manno-octulosonic acid transferase, translating into MFRLYVFISYLAVPVVALILFWKGLGNRAYWRRFPERFGFGRPRLDRPSIWVHAVSVGEVVAASALVEALLRDYPGMPLVMTTATPTGAARVSELFGDRVLHSYAPYDSPGSVRRFFRRMQPRLVIVMETELWPNMFAECGAQRVPLVLANARISPRSVGRYRRFSSLFRAALAHGIVVAAQSEQDAERFRLIGANPANVVVAGNLKADVALPDALVAAGRAFRDEHAPSRPVWIAASTHEGEEKAALDAHAIVTARIPDALLLLVPRHPDRFGAVAEQVADRHAAFGRRTLGQGARDAEPVYLVDTLGELPMFYAAADVAFVGGSLVEVGGHNLLEPAALSLPVLAGPHNFNAEDIASILAESGGLEIVPDAQRLGAAVTALLLDTALRAERGARARRVFEQSSGALEKLRELLAPLLA
- the glnE gene encoding bifunctional [glutamate--ammonia ligase]-adenylyl-L-tyrosine phosphorylase/[glutamate--ammonia-ligase] adenylyltransferase is translated as MTSSAATDPVAAGLAALPEPLQRDLPERWRRFAAQWPDEAGDFAAVAALAEAAPRVWAASEFVVEHALRGGAQLHALATAAQQPWTPGTLLGAAGELLGGVADEAEAMTRLRAFRRGEMLRIAWRDLAGWAVLEETLGHLSELAEVCIRAADDWVHARLSARHGQPRGSDGVVQRLLVIAMGKLGGGELNFSSDIDLVFLYPEAGETDGERPLSNEQFFTRAGRELIRLLDEVTADGFVFRVDMRLRPFGESGPLAMSLTAFANYLQQHGRAWERYAYVKARAVTGHRAGMGLYRDVLRPFVFRRYLDFGLFEALRDMKQKIAAEVERRELRGNIKLGRGGIREIEFIVQCLQLLRGGADPRLRQQGLPAALARLEETGQLPAEAVQELRAAWRFLRLTENRLQAWQDRQTHDLPTDEVGRLRLAFAMGCEDWQAFRTRLDGHLARVDTWFRHQTAGVSADQGADGLAAAWRGDAGEKAALDGLAHAGYAAPERALEAMRSVADAGWYRRLDETARQRLGTLVPALARGACELEAPEEALERLLRVVSAIGGRSAYFALLNENPAALRRFITLCGGSEFLAGQVAVHPLLLDDLIDPRVMESPPGRDQLGVELEERLAGVEPEDLEGLMDALRNFQRAAVFRVAVADLTGRLPVMKVSDQLTWIAEVLLEACVRIARDDAERRHGRPLCGDDEDALSPCHMAVIGYGKLGGIELGYGSDLDLVFVHDAAGEIQRSEGPAVIETGMLFARMTRRIVHLLATPTGAGVLYEVDTRLRPSGKGGLLVTGLNAFESYQRERAWTWEHQALLRARAVAGDPGVRAAFAALRERVLVEAVRRENLRAEVAAMRERMRSELSSGTQALFDIKQDAGGVADIEFMVQYLVLQHAAERPALLRWSDNVRQLEDLRDAGLLDPADSALLHEAYLEFRQRLHRQALAGAPGVAPVAEVAALRDRVQALWQRIMEAPGPL
- a CDS encoding zinc-finger domain-containing protein; translated protein: MAGEEPLDANTECLYRVTRSDLPLSCPTPAMKLWNSHPRVYLPIEATGSAKCPYCGAVFVLADAPGAPE